Proteins encoded by one window of Candidatus Cloacimonadota bacterium:
- a CDS encoding saccharopine dehydrogenase C-terminal domain-containing protein: MKKVLILGAGLVSRPHVNYLLEPPDLLLTVASRTVSKAEKLVGDHPRGKAISLNVKDDKKLEELVSENDLAVSLLPYTYHVKIAKLCIKHKKNMVTTSYVSDAMKELDSEAKSAGIILLNETGVDPGIDHMSAMKVINNVKNNGGGIKSFKSYCGGLPAPEANTNPWGYKFSWSPRGVVMAGKNSAKYLMDKKIIEIPGPELFATNWSVDIPNFGKLEAYPNRNSVPYKELYNIQNTETMFRGTLRYPGWCATMKKIAELGLLDDEKVYSLKNLSYAEFMRNLILDSKYEDLKQDLAAQLNLDVTSNPIYRVKWLGLLGDEKIALEKGTAMDVFCKILLDKLQYAPNEKDMLILHHEFIAEFPNRMQKITSTMIDYGIPGGDSSMSRTVGLPSAIAAKLVLNGIIKEKGVKIPVKPEIYEPILEELAKQNITCKERYQEI; this comes from the coding sequence ATGAAAAAAGTACTGATTCTTGGTGCTGGATTAGTTTCCAGACCTCATGTTAATTACCTGCTTGAACCGCCCGACCTTTTGCTCACAGTCGCAAGCAGGACAGTAAGTAAGGCTGAGAAGTTGGTTGGGGACCACCCTCGTGGGAAAGCCATCTCTCTAAATGTAAAAGATGATAAGAAATTAGAAGAATTAGTATCTGAAAATGACCTTGCTGTAAGTTTATTACCATATACCTATCATGTTAAAATTGCGAAACTTTGTATTAAACATAAGAAAAATATGGTTACAACATCTTATGTGAGCGATGCTATGAAGGAGTTAGATAGTGAAGCCAAATCTGCAGGAATTATTCTACTGAATGAAACAGGGGTTGATCCTGGTATTGACCATATGTCTGCAATGAAAGTAATTAATAATGTGAAAAATAATGGAGGCGGAATAAAAAGTTTCAAATCATATTGTGGGGGATTGCCAGCACCGGAAGCTAATACTAATCCCTGGGGCTATAAATTTTCATGGAGTCCAAGAGGTGTTGTTATGGCCGGGAAGAATTCTGCAAAATATCTTATGGATAAGAAAATTATTGAAATTCCAGGTCCAGAACTATTTGCAACAAATTGGTCAGTTGATATACCTAACTTTGGTAAATTGGAAGCATATCCAAATCGCAACTCAGTTCCTTATAAAGAATTGTATAACATACAGAATACCGAAACAATGTTTCGTGGCACACTTCGTTATCCTGGCTGGTGTGCTACAATGAAAAAAATTGCTGAACTCGGTCTTCTTGATGATGAAAAGGTTTATTCTCTTAAGAATTTGTCCTATGCTGAATTTATGAGAAATTTAATATTAGATTCAAAGTATGAGGATTTAAAACAAGATTTAGCAGCTCAGTTAAATTTGGATGTAACCTCAAACCCAATATACAGAGTAAAATGGTTGGGATTATTGGGAGACGAAAAAATCGCTTTAGAAAAAGGCACTGCTATGGATGTCTTCTGTAAAATTCTTTTAGATAAATTGCAATATGCTCCAAATGAGAAAGATATGCTTATTCTTCACCACGAATTTATTGCAGAATTTCCTAACAGAATGCAGAAGATAACATCCACTATGATAGATTATGGGATTCCGGGTGGAGATTCTTCTATGTCCAGAACCGTTGGACTACCTTCAGCTATTGCTGCCAAATTAGTTCTTAATGGGATAATTAAAGAAAAAGGGGTAAAAATTCCTGTAAAACCTGAAATCTATGAACCTATATTAGAAGAGTTAGCGAAACAGAATATTACCTGTAAGGAAAGATATCAGGAGATATAA